GCATGTATGAGTCTGATTCTTTAGAGTTTTTCATACAATGTAGAGTTCGGCACTGCAGCTTGTAAGAATACATGGACATAAACAGAAGCTATGCTGATCAGACTAGCAACAGTTTTATAGTTTCCAGCCCTAACCAAATTATGTTTTGCAGTACACAATATGTTCACCATATTTTGTGATCAACCGACCAAGTCTAATTTCCTTCAAGTCTTTATTTTGACAGAAAAAAAAAGTCCTTGAAAATCAATATAACTTGTCTCTTAtgttattatatataaatatgcggttagaaaagaagaagaaaacaGATATACCTAGTATCATCTTTCCCGCACAAAGAAAGATATATTTGGTTCACAAGCTGGTACAATGATTCTTGAATAACTTGGTCTAAAGAAAGGCTTCCCTGCCTAATATTCCAAGCTGAACAGAAAGTAGCATCACTGGCTACAAAATCCTAACTACAACTAACCCACAACCAAAGCCAATCACAAAGCATTGATCAACCTTTTCATCTCTGCGGATCTCCTAGGATCTGGATCTTCAATTGCTCTCTCAGTCAGTACATGCTTGATCCGGCACATGGACTTCCTTACCTGCAAATAGAACATGACAAGATTAAAATCTTCAAAGAGATCCCTTTACTTTGAAGGGGAGGAAATGTATATAGAGGGTTTGTGATATTAACGAATCATCTCGTTTTGTGGGAGAGCTGCCTCTTTATATTTTGATTGCAAAATCAATAAACCACAAGGACAAAAGACAATTAAGAGTTACACATTTATATCATCTACTTCAAGCAACTGATAGAAGTCGCATTATATGATGATAGGTGACTGAATTGTTAAAAAAAGACAGGATGCCTCTTGCATTAAAGTTATACAAAAGCTCAGTTACATAATACTGTACTGGATACTACTACATGATGTCCCAGTGTAATTCTATAATGACAATAATCAGCAAACTAAGTCCATTTATAGTTTTCCCCCTGAAAGAAACTAACTACATAAACAAAAAGATCATGCAATAAGACGAACAATCAAGAAATTGAAAAACTCAACAGGAACGAATGAGTATTAGATTGGACAATTCAACCATTAAGTTTACTTGTTTTGGAGCTATATTTTTAACTGAGAGAAACTGAAATGAATGAATCATAAAACTGAAAACACATTGGCCACCCAAAGAGAAAATGCTAATCAAATGAATAATCAAAAGTTGTAAAAAATAATACAGTACAATTAGTGGAACTTGTTacctttttttttgctaaatggAAACTTGTTAAATTACATGAGCAGTCACAAATcaaaaatcatcatttatcatACAGCCAAACAAAAGCTTATTTAGTTGTCCTGATGCGATAGGTCAAAGGTAGACAATTATACCCAACAACTCGTGAAGGAACCTTCTTTCATAGTTGAATACTGGGTAACAAGATATCAAAGTAGTTAATACCTTGGGAATACGCTCTGGATTAGGAAACCTTAGATTCTGTGAATTAAGCATCTGGCGTTGAGTCATCAACATGTTTTTCTCCTTCAGCAGAACATACCATAGTTTGTGAAGATCATCCCAAGACTTGAGACGAAGTTCGGACGCCTTCCAACTCCGCCCTGAATTAAAAACTCCACGTAACTCAAGAATACAGAGAAAGAAAACTGAAGGGTGTGGGAGATATTAGCATACTTCATACAAGCAAATGCCAAAAGTCAAGCTATTCAAGCTGATATTCGTACAATGCTACATAGATCAAACTATGCTTATTTACGTAGCTGACAACACTATAATTTAATAAATCAAATATTCAAGAAGAATTTCAATTTTCTAGGTGCTAGGGGCGGCAATATCAGACAGGACCCGAAACCCGACTCGATTTGTAATCCGATTTACTGAGAAGAAATCCAAAAGTGACTCGAACACTAACTGTAACTGACCCGAAATGACCCGTTTTTAAGCTTTTCATTCCTTCAAACttaaatattcgatttcatttaaTTTTAGGTAATTTTAACTTGACCCGTTTACAAACACGAACACAACCTGAAACCCGAAATTGCCATCCCTACTAGGTGTTGTACATTATATGTTTTTTCTTGTAATTTATGATAATTCTACAAAACAACCTATACAGGATGAGTCAAAGCAGCCTCATAAAACTCTACTCTACTAGTACTGGCCAATTTTATTTTGGTTTTTAGACAAACATAGCAGAGTGAGATAGTGATATTTGAATAGAACAATAAGAGCAAAGACAATCTACCATAAACAATGGGCTTGTCCTCATCCGGGCTTCTATCAGTCTCGAAAAACTCCTCAAGTGGGTTATGCCCCATCCTAGCTGTAGAAGCAGCAGCTGCCGCAGCCGAACTCTCGGATTTAGCAGCAGTGCAAAGTGCCCTCCCAAAAATTCTTGACAAAAACATGATGCTCACTAGATCACTGTATAACAATATTAAACAAATAAATCAAAGATATTAACCCGATAACGAATtgctcccatttatcgaaaaaCACAAATTCGCTATAACCGGCTATATTCTACAAAGATTCAAACTTCACCACAAACAAATTATAAACTATAATACACACATTACACAGTGAGGTTATTGAAAAAAAGGAACCCGCATAATTATAAAACGATTTTATTAAATTTTGCAAAAAATATATGATAATATCAAGAATAAAGCTAGGGTTTTTACTGAATAAACAGGTGAAGCACAAAATGAAACATTAAAGTCACATGAACACAAACATATGTATTAATAATCTACGATACACATATAATCTGTATATTAAATGATGGGTAAGCAAGAAAGAGGGTTTAAGAGATCCAAACCTATAAACCCTTGAAGTGGAGTGAAGTAATTTAGTTGAAATGAGTCATAGGTGCCTTTAGTTGTAAGAGCAGGGATGAATGACAGAGATTAGGCAATGAAATTACGAATCGGGCCCAAAGAGGATTGGGCTTTTAAAATATGTTTAGTCTAATTTAGCCGAACCATGTTTGGGCTGCATTGGCCCAATAATTtggcaaaaatataaaatatgtgGTTAAAACTAGGGAACATTCTCCAAAGATATTGCGTATTAAACTTATCTCCTTTTCGAGCTATAAGTCTATAACCTATAGTGTGCTATCGCTGCACATA
This sequence is a window from Apium graveolens cultivar Ventura chromosome 9, ASM990537v1, whole genome shotgun sequence. Protein-coding genes within it:
- the LOC141682746 gene encoding uncharacterized protein LOC141682746, encoding MFLSRIFGRALCTAAKSESSAAAAAASTARMGHNPLEEFFETDRSPDEDKPIVYGRSWKASELRLKSWDDLHKLWYVLLKEKNMLMTQRQMLNSQNLRFPNPERIPKVRKSMCRIKHVLTERAIEDPDPRRSAEMKRLINAL